A genome region from Danio aesculapii chromosome 2, fDanAes4.1, whole genome shotgun sequence includes the following:
- the ipo13a gene encoding importin-13 isoform X1, whose amino-acid sequence MTAEEFTVEAVERALQQLYYDPDMGKKNVAQKWLSEAQASPQAWQFCWDLLRPEKVPEIQFFGASTLHAKISRHWSELPAGQLDSLRSQLIAQVGQFASGPKMVLTRLCVALASLVLHILPETWPTAVPDLLCAFQTGEGDGPSRCLALLELLAILPEELQSSRVASSRRSQLRSALAAHWSSVCPLLQQLLQQPNAPGRVRERVLRCVSSWITLDVCLQDSEGLLESCFSLLKESEIFDAAVETIVSIISQPDCQRFVDSLLKVVPQVLALQEQLKKAVQDGDMETSHGICRIAVALGETHCRTLLEQVDHWQGFQALVSMIMSCTATPGHYPVDETSSSLTLTFWYTLQDDITSLDAERQTLYLQIYRPLYFQLVDVLLQKACFPRDEDFTTWSADDKEQFRTYRVDISDTLMYIYELLGPELLRNLYDKLGTLLTDSTRPSSWQDIEALLFGFQSIAETVDVSYSDVIPGLIGLIPLITATSIQLAETIMFTIGSLAEWLSDHSLMLVNVLPVVLQGLSNPDLSVACVSALKRICRECRHDLHLHTSDIMAVSQVVLVKDIHKSPQCMWIMQALGFLLSALPREEILGKLLSLVTPHIQQLEKLASEPPSSANKLPIVHILGLLSNLFSTFDLNKQSERLEVMRHVQAQPLDNNPVVAVLQQAFPLIQTVLNKWLSDPEVVEAVCAVFEKSLKSLIQDFAPLVTQLCELIGQMFSAYPQASALDLTRQLVHIFACEKDIFSPITALLELITNITMSVFQLGSRDHPDVVESFMQLHTQVLKRKSDLYLSGHLDIKAVFYCGILSFKFPETPTLKATCLLFTELISHYEELHTVRDVLQEDGKLLLQTLLEAIGGQSPRSLAELLAEVLFSVSRNCPSVLTLWLRDALLPPGFPSSHLTAEHKEHFCQQILREQVSRRRMKDIVKEFALLSRGLQGTEYAANY is encoded by the exons ATGACCGCAGAAGAGTTCACGGTGGAGGCAGTGGAGAGG GCTCTTCAGCAGCTCTACTATGATCCTGATATGGGGAAGAAAAATGTGGCCCAGAAGTGGCTCTCAGAAGCCCAGGCATCACCGCAAGCTTGGCAATTCTGCTGGGATTTGCTCCGGCCAGAAAAA GTTCCTGAGATCCAGTTCTTCGGGGCAAGCACATTACACGCCAAAATCTCCCGGCATTGGTCTGAGCTCCCAGCTGGCCAGTTAGACTCTCTGCGGTCGCAGCTTATCGCTCAGGTTGGCCAGTTTGCATCGGGGCCCAAGATGGTGCTGACCCGACTCTGTGTTGCTCTAGCCTCTCTGGTCCTGCACATCCTACCAGAAACATGGCCAACGGCAGTCCCAGATCTTTTGTGTGCCTTCCAGACAGGAGAGGGTGACGGTCCGAGCCGATGCCTGGCACTTCTGGAACTGCTGGCCATCCTGCCTGAGGAGCTCCAGAGCAGTAGGGTCGCCAGCTCTCGCCGGTCCCAGCTGAGGAGCGCTCTGGCTGCACACTGGAGCTCCGTCTGCCCCCTGCTCCAGCAGTTACTCCAGCAGCCGAATGCTCCTGGTCGGGTCAGGGAGCGGGTGTTAAGGTGCGTGTCATCCTGGATTACACTGGACGTCTGTTTACAGGACAGTGAGGGGCTTCTGGAGAGCTGCTTCAGTTTGCTAAAGGAGTCAGAGATCTTTGATGCAGCTGTAGAAACCATCGTCTCCATCATCTCACAGCCCGACTGTCAGAG GTTTGTGGACAGTCTGCTGAAGGTTGTTCCTCAGGTTCTGGCTCTTCAGGAGCAGCTGAAGAAAGCGGTGCAGGATGGAGACATGGAGACGTCACATGGAATCTGTCGCATTGCTGTAGCTCTGGGAGAAACGCACTGCAG GACTCTTTTGGAGCAGGTGGACCACTGGCAGGGCTTTCAGGCTCTAGTGAGCATGATTATGTCCTGCACTGCTACACCTGGACACTATCCAGTGGACGAGACCTCCAGCTCCCTAACGCTCACATTCTGGTACACCCTACAG gATGATATAACATCACTGGATGCTGAAAGGCAGACGCTGTACCTGCAGATCTACAGGCCGCTGTACTTCCAGCTGGTGGATGTTCTGCTGCAGAAAGCCTGTTTTCCCAGAGATGAGGATTTTACCACATGGTCTGCGGACGACAAAGAGCAGTTTAGGACCTACAG GGTTGACATCTCGGATACTCTGATGTATATATATGAGCTGCTGGGCCCAGAGCTCCTCAGAAACCTGTACGATAAACTAGGCACACTGCTGACGGACTCAACACGCCCGTCTTCATGGCAA GATATAGAGGCTCTGCTGTTTGGATTTCAGTCCATCGCTGAGACCGTAGATGTCAGCTACTCTGACGTCATTCCAGGACTGATCGGATTGATTCCTCTGATCACAGCAACCAGCATTCAACTGGCCGAGACTATCATGTTCACCATAG GCTCGTTGGCCGAGTGGTTGTCTGATCATTCGCTCATGTTAGTGAATGTCCTGCCGGTGGTCCTGCAGGGTCTTTCAAACCCAGATCTGTCCGTGGCTTGTGTCTCAGCTCTGAAGAGAATCTGCAGGGAGTGTCGACATGACCTCCACCTTCACACTAGTGACATCATGGCCGTGTCACAG GTGGTGCTCGTCAAAGACATCCATAAA AGTCCTCAGTGCATGTGGATAATGCAGGCTCTGGGTTTCCTGCTCTCGGCCCTGCCCCGTGAAGAGATTCTGGGGAAGCTGCTCTCTCTGGTCACCCCTCACATCCAACAGCTGGAGAAACTGGCCAGTGAACCG CCCAGCTCTGCTAATAAACTTCCTATTGTTCACATCCTTGGCCTGCTTTCCAATCTCTTCAGCACATTTGACCTAAACAAGCAAAGTGAACGACTGGAGGTGATGAGGCATGTCCAAGCACAGCCACTCGACAACAACCCG GTCGTGGCTGTCCTGCAGCAGGCCTTCCCTCTGATCCAGACTGTCCTCAACAAGTGGTTAAGTGATCCTGAAGTGGTGGAG GCGGTGTGTGCTGTATTTGAGAAGTCACTGAAGTCTCTTATTCAGGATTTTGCACCACTAGTGACTCAGCTCTGCGAGCTCATTGGACAGATGTTTAGCGCTTACCCACAAGCCTCAGCTTTAGACCTCACACGACAG TTAGTTCATATATTTGCCTGTGAGAAGGATATCTTTTCTCCAATCACTGCTCTTTTAGAGCTGATTACCAACATCACCATGTCCGTTTTTCAGCTTG GCTCTAGAGATCATCCAGATGTGGTGGAGTCATTCATGCAGCTTCACACTCAG gttttgaaaagaaagtctgACCTTTATCTTTCAGGCCATCTTGATATCAAAGCTGTCTTTTACTGTG GAATCTTATCGTTCAAATTTCCTGAAACTCCAACACTGAAAGCAACCTGCCTGCTGTTT ACGGAGCTGATCTCTCATTATGAAGAGCTTCATACAGTCAGAGATGTGCTACAGGAGGATGGCAAACTGCTCCTGCAGACCCTGCTGGAG GCCATCGGAGGTCAGAGTCCTCGCAGTCTGGCGGAGCTTTTAGCAGAGGTCTTATTCTCAGTGAGCAGAAACTGTCCCAGTGTTCTGACTCTGTGGCTCAGAGACGCTCTTCTGCCCCCTGGTTTCCCTAGCTCACATCTCACTGCTGAACACAAAGAGCACTTCTGTCAGCAGATCCTCAG
- the ipo13a gene encoding importin-13 isoform X2, producing MTAEEFTVEAVERALQQLYYDPDMGKKNVAQKWLSEAQASPQAWQFCWDLLRPEKVPEIQFFGASTLHAKISRHWSELPAGQLDSLRSQLIAQVGQFASGPKMVLTRLCVALASLVLHILPETWPTAVPDLLCAFQTGEGDGPSRCLALLELLAILPEELQSSRVASSRRSQLRSALAAHWSSVCPLLQQLLQQPNAPGRVRERVLRCVSSWITLDVCLQDSEGLLESCFSLLKESEIFDAAVETIVSIISQPDCQRFVDSLLKVVPQVLALQEQLKKAVQDGDMETSHGICRIAVALGETHCRTLLEQVDHWQGFQALVSMIMSCTATPGHYPVDETSSSLTLTFWYTLQDDITSLDAERQTLYLQIYRPLYFQLVDVLLQKACFPRDEDFTTWSADDKEQFRTYRVDISDTLMYIYELLGPELLRNLYDKLGTLLTDSTRPSSWQDIEALLFGFQSIAETVDVSYSDVIPGLIGLIPLITATSIQLAETIMFTIGSLAEWLSDHSLMLVNVLPVVLQGLSNPDLSVACVSALKRICRECRHDLHLHTSDIMAVSQVVLVKDIHKSPQCMWIMQALGFLLSALPREEILGKLLSLVTPHIQQLEKLASEPPSSANKLPIVHILGLLSNLFSTFDLNKQSERLEVMRHVQAQPLDNNPVVAVLQQAFPLIQTVLNKWLSDPEVVEAVCAVFEKSLKSLIQDFAPLVTQLCELIGQMFSAYPQASALDLTRQLVHIFACEKDIFSPITALLELITNITMSVFQLGSRDHPDVVESFMQLHTQAILISKLSFTVESYRSNFLKLQH from the exons ATGACCGCAGAAGAGTTCACGGTGGAGGCAGTGGAGAGG GCTCTTCAGCAGCTCTACTATGATCCTGATATGGGGAAGAAAAATGTGGCCCAGAAGTGGCTCTCAGAAGCCCAGGCATCACCGCAAGCTTGGCAATTCTGCTGGGATTTGCTCCGGCCAGAAAAA GTTCCTGAGATCCAGTTCTTCGGGGCAAGCACATTACACGCCAAAATCTCCCGGCATTGGTCTGAGCTCCCAGCTGGCCAGTTAGACTCTCTGCGGTCGCAGCTTATCGCTCAGGTTGGCCAGTTTGCATCGGGGCCCAAGATGGTGCTGACCCGACTCTGTGTTGCTCTAGCCTCTCTGGTCCTGCACATCCTACCAGAAACATGGCCAACGGCAGTCCCAGATCTTTTGTGTGCCTTCCAGACAGGAGAGGGTGACGGTCCGAGCCGATGCCTGGCACTTCTGGAACTGCTGGCCATCCTGCCTGAGGAGCTCCAGAGCAGTAGGGTCGCCAGCTCTCGCCGGTCCCAGCTGAGGAGCGCTCTGGCTGCACACTGGAGCTCCGTCTGCCCCCTGCTCCAGCAGTTACTCCAGCAGCCGAATGCTCCTGGTCGGGTCAGGGAGCGGGTGTTAAGGTGCGTGTCATCCTGGATTACACTGGACGTCTGTTTACAGGACAGTGAGGGGCTTCTGGAGAGCTGCTTCAGTTTGCTAAAGGAGTCAGAGATCTTTGATGCAGCTGTAGAAACCATCGTCTCCATCATCTCACAGCCCGACTGTCAGAG GTTTGTGGACAGTCTGCTGAAGGTTGTTCCTCAGGTTCTGGCTCTTCAGGAGCAGCTGAAGAAAGCGGTGCAGGATGGAGACATGGAGACGTCACATGGAATCTGTCGCATTGCTGTAGCTCTGGGAGAAACGCACTGCAG GACTCTTTTGGAGCAGGTGGACCACTGGCAGGGCTTTCAGGCTCTAGTGAGCATGATTATGTCCTGCACTGCTACACCTGGACACTATCCAGTGGACGAGACCTCCAGCTCCCTAACGCTCACATTCTGGTACACCCTACAG gATGATATAACATCACTGGATGCTGAAAGGCAGACGCTGTACCTGCAGATCTACAGGCCGCTGTACTTCCAGCTGGTGGATGTTCTGCTGCAGAAAGCCTGTTTTCCCAGAGATGAGGATTTTACCACATGGTCTGCGGACGACAAAGAGCAGTTTAGGACCTACAG GGTTGACATCTCGGATACTCTGATGTATATATATGAGCTGCTGGGCCCAGAGCTCCTCAGAAACCTGTACGATAAACTAGGCACACTGCTGACGGACTCAACACGCCCGTCTTCATGGCAA GATATAGAGGCTCTGCTGTTTGGATTTCAGTCCATCGCTGAGACCGTAGATGTCAGCTACTCTGACGTCATTCCAGGACTGATCGGATTGATTCCTCTGATCACAGCAACCAGCATTCAACTGGCCGAGACTATCATGTTCACCATAG GCTCGTTGGCCGAGTGGTTGTCTGATCATTCGCTCATGTTAGTGAATGTCCTGCCGGTGGTCCTGCAGGGTCTTTCAAACCCAGATCTGTCCGTGGCTTGTGTCTCAGCTCTGAAGAGAATCTGCAGGGAGTGTCGACATGACCTCCACCTTCACACTAGTGACATCATGGCCGTGTCACAG GTGGTGCTCGTCAAAGACATCCATAAA AGTCCTCAGTGCATGTGGATAATGCAGGCTCTGGGTTTCCTGCTCTCGGCCCTGCCCCGTGAAGAGATTCTGGGGAAGCTGCTCTCTCTGGTCACCCCTCACATCCAACAGCTGGAGAAACTGGCCAGTGAACCG CCCAGCTCTGCTAATAAACTTCCTATTGTTCACATCCTTGGCCTGCTTTCCAATCTCTTCAGCACATTTGACCTAAACAAGCAAAGTGAACGACTGGAGGTGATGAGGCATGTCCAAGCACAGCCACTCGACAACAACCCG GTCGTGGCTGTCCTGCAGCAGGCCTTCCCTCTGATCCAGACTGTCCTCAACAAGTGGTTAAGTGATCCTGAAGTGGTGGAG GCGGTGTGTGCTGTATTTGAGAAGTCACTGAAGTCTCTTATTCAGGATTTTGCACCACTAGTGACTCAGCTCTGCGAGCTCATTGGACAGATGTTTAGCGCTTACCCACAAGCCTCAGCTTTAGACCTCACACGACAG TTAGTTCATATATTTGCCTGTGAGAAGGATATCTTTTCTCCAATCACTGCTCTTTTAGAGCTGATTACCAACATCACCATGTCCGTTTTTCAGCTTG GCTCTAGAGATCATCCAGATGTGGTGGAGTCATTCATGCAGCTTCACACTCAG GCCATCTTGATATCAAAGCTGTCTTTTACTGTG GAATCTTATCGTTCAAATTTCCTGAAACTCCAACACTGA